Proteins encoded in a region of the Streptomyces sp. NBC_00258 genome:
- a CDS encoding MBL fold metallo-hydrolase has translation MRITKYTHACVRLEHDGRVLVIDPGTWSEPTALRGADAVLVTHEHADHIDVLRLAGLGVPVYAPADADIPRLEIIGVSSGTEFTAAGFRVRAVGGRHAFVHDGRPDCANLGYVIDEAVYHPGDSLHVPEQPIETLLVPAQGSWMKTAEAISFVKAIEPRRAFPIHDAQINDRGLSSVNGWLAESTDCDYRFLAPGESL, from the coding sequence ATGCGGATCACGAAATACACCCACGCATGTGTGCGGCTCGAACACGATGGCCGGGTGCTCGTCATCGATCCCGGGACGTGGAGCGAGCCGACGGCCTTGCGAGGCGCGGACGCCGTGCTGGTGACGCACGAGCACGCCGATCACATCGACGTCCTCCGCCTGGCCGGGCTCGGCGTGCCCGTGTACGCCCCGGCCGACGCGGACATTCCACGGCTGGAGATCATCGGAGTGTCCTCCGGGACGGAGTTCACCGCCGCCGGTTTCCGAGTACGAGCGGTCGGCGGGCGGCACGCGTTCGTCCACGACGGCCGGCCGGACTGCGCGAACCTCGGCTACGTCATCGACGAGGCGGTCTACCACCCCGGTGACTCGCTCCACGTCCCTGAGCAGCCGATCGAGACGCTCCTGGTCCCGGCCCAGGGATCGTGGATGAAGACGGCGGAGGCGATCAGCTTCGTCAAAGCGATCGAACCGCGGAGGGCGTTCCCGATTCACGACGCCCAGATCAACGATCGCGGCCTGAGCAGCGTGAACGGCTGGCTCGCCGAGTCGACCGACTGCGACTACCGCTTTCTGGCGCCCGGCGAATCGCTCTGA
- a CDS encoding muconolactone Delta-isomerase family protein: MREFLVEITTTVPEGTGRDEVDRRRAAEAVRARELAATGNLARLWRPVGELRSIGIWRASDEEELHAKVLGTLPLRPWMTASVTALQSHPNDPGGSDAAP; the protein is encoded by the coding sequence GTGCGAGAGTTCCTGGTCGAGATCACGACCACCGTCCCCGAGGGGACCGGCCGGGACGAGGTCGACCGACGGCGCGCGGCCGAAGCCGTCCGCGCCCGGGAACTCGCCGCCACCGGAAATCTGGCGCGGCTCTGGCGCCCGGTCGGCGAACTGCGCAGCATCGGCATCTGGCGGGCCTCCGACGAGGAGGAACTCCACGCGAAGGTGCTCGGCACGCTGCCGCTTCGCCCGTGGATGACCGCCTCCGTCACCGCACTCCAGTCCCACCCCAACGACCCGGGCGGTAGCGACGCCGCGCCGTGA
- a CDS encoding LysR family transcriptional regulator, with the protein MASVELRQLRYFVAVAEELNFGRAAERLLIAGPSLSQQIKALERDLGVRLFDRDRRSVSLTPAGSALLPHTRALLERADDLQHRARRLSGSDPVRLGYVNWLPADLTARTSAVAQLHIDAWIAPSHTQAARVADGSLDLAVCWVRSEDLERHGLEARLIGADRLYAVAAGDDTGVVAAQDTAVLLDDDTTSWSSWNAYAEQLAHDTGAHAVRILDGGITGPAFFDHVRRSDRPVINSPKGQTTPLPPDLVQRPVVGPEIYWTWSLVRRAGEVRTAVLAVSDTLCDGVGDLGLHGPAAWLPDGDPHKL; encoded by the coding sequence ATGGCGAGCGTGGAGTTGCGCCAACTGCGGTACTTCGTGGCGGTGGCCGAGGAGTTGAACTTCGGCCGGGCCGCCGAGCGGCTGCTCATCGCCGGCCCGTCCCTGTCCCAGCAGATCAAGGCACTCGAACGCGATCTCGGGGTGCGCCTCTTCGACCGTGACCGCCGCTCGGTGTCGCTCACCCCCGCCGGTTCCGCCCTGCTCCCCCATACCCGCGCCCTGCTGGAACGGGCCGACGATCTCCAGCATCGCGCCCGCCGCCTGTCCGGATCGGATCCGGTACGGCTCGGTTACGTCAACTGGCTGCCGGCAGACCTGACCGCCCGCACCTCCGCCGTGGCCCAGCTGCACATCGACGCGTGGATCGCCCCCTCCCACACCCAGGCCGCCCGGGTCGCCGACGGCAGTCTGGATCTCGCCGTGTGCTGGGTGCGGTCCGAGGATCTGGAGCGGCACGGCCTGGAGGCGCGGCTCATCGGCGCCGACCGGCTCTACGCCGTCGCGGCCGGCGACGACACCGGCGTTGTGGCCGCCCAGGACACCGCCGTCCTCCTCGACGACGACACCACCTCGTGGTCCTCCTGGAACGCCTACGCCGAGCAGTTGGCGCACGACACCGGGGCCCACGCGGTACGCATCCTCGACGGAGGCATCACCGGCCCCGCCTTCTTCGACCACGTACGCCGCAGCGACCGCCCGGTCATCAACTCCCCCAAGGGTCAGACCACCCCGCTGCCGCCCGACCTGGTCCAACGCCCGGTCGTCGGGCCGGAGATCTACTGGACCTGGTCCCTGGTCCGGCGAGCCGGTGAGGTCCGCACCGCCGTTCTCGCCGTCTCCGACACCCTTTGCGA